CAGCGAGTGGTCGGCCGACCAGTCGCCCTCCCACAGCCGGCCATGCGACCAATAGACGACATTGTGCCGGAAGATATCCGTCCGGTGCGGCTCCGGCCGGCCGAAGGGCGCGACCTGCTCCTTCCCGCCCATCGCGAAAATGTTGTTTCGCACCACGTTGTCGCGCCCGTAATGGCTGAAGAACCCCGGCCCGTCGGTGCGGTAGACGACGTTGTCTTCGATCACGAACTGCGAACTGCCCTCGTCGGGGTAAATCCCCCAGCCGCCGTAGCCGTAGCACCCGACGTCGTGAATGTGGTTGCCGCGGATCGTCGAGCCCGGCTGGACGCCCAGCGTGTAGATCCCGCCGTTGTCGCTCAGCCGCCGCGAGCTGTTGATGTGGTGGATGTGGTTGTACTCGATGCGATTGTCCACGGTGAACGTCGGCGAGTAGCCCCACGTCCATCCGCAGGAGATTCCCGTGTAGGGCACATCGAAAATATGGTTGTGGAGGATCCGGTTGCGCCCGGAGTTACCGACCCAAATCCCGATCGCGCTCGGATAGATCTTGCCGACGTCGTGGATGGTGCAGTCCGACACGGTCGTGCGCATCGACTGGTGCGCCGCCGCGCCGCGCGACCCCAGCGACCCGCCGCGGTTGGCCTGGCGGCACCCGATCTTCACGCCGCCCGCCCCCGCGTCGTGCAGGCGGCACGCGACGATCCGGTTGTCGCGGCTGCCGGGCCGCACCTCGATCGCGTACTGGGCAATCTGCGAGACCTCGCAGTTGTAGAGCACGCACGCCTCCGCGCCCTCCATCACGATCGCCCCGGGCACCGTGATCGCCGCCTGCGCCCAGCCCACCTCATCCAGGCCGTAGCGGAATTCCGCGTGCCGCAGCGAGAGATTCTCAAGCCGCACGTGCCGCACCGGCCGGCCGCCGCGCCCGCAAAAACGCACCAGCGTCGTCAATGCCGGAGCGATCACCTCGAGACTCTCCGGGTCCTCATCCGGCTGCGGCAGATAGTAAAGCGTTCCCGACCGGCGATCAAGATACCACTGCCCGGGCTCGCGCAACGCCTCAAAAACGTTTTCCACGAAGTACCGGGCGAAGAGATTCTTCTCGTCGCGCAGACTGCCGATGCTGGGGCGGTGGAAGTGCACAATGTTGCGCTTCGGGTCAAGCCGCTTGATCCGATGGTGCGTGTCGAACCAGAGCTGGTACGTCGTCAGCTCGACCTCGTCGAGGTTCTTCCACGGCTTGATCTCGCCGGGCGCGAAGGTCGCCCGGTCCGGGCCATGCATCCAGCGCAGGCCGCCCCGGCTGCGGATCTCGCCGATCCCCGCGAAACGGTAGTAGCCCTCTTTCGGCAGCCGCGGACGCCACCGCCGCTCGCCGTTGACGAAAAGCTGCGTGAAGTGCCAGCGCCCCTGGGCCACCTCGGGCAGCGTCGCCACGAGGCACTCGCGCCCGTGGATGCGCTGCGTGCGAAAGCCGGTGATCCTGCGCCCGCCGCTGACGACCGGGGCCTCGCCCGGCCATGCCGTCCAGACCACGGGGCACTTGACCGTTCCCGAATCCTGCGGGCCGAATTCCAGCGTCTCGGCCAGGAAGTGCGTCCCGCCGCGAAGATAAACCGTCACCGGTTTCCTCAGCCCCGCTCGGACCAGCCGCCGCACCGCCCGCTGCGCCGCCGCGATCGACCGCAGCGGTCCGTCCGATCCGTCCGCCGCCGCCTCAGCCAACCGTCCCGACCACCGGTCGTCTCCCGCCGGC
The genomic region above belongs to Phycisphaerae bacterium and contains:
- a CDS encoding right-handed parallel beta-helix repeat-containing protein, translated to MVSKGLMVAAKTDGHALYVSPAGDDRWSGRLAEAAADGSDGPLRSIAAAQRAVRRLVRAGLRKPVTVYLRGGTHFLAETLEFGPQDSGTVKCPVVWTAWPGEAPVVSGGRRITGFRTQRIHGRECLVATLPEVAQGRWHFTQLFVNGERRWRPRLPKEGYYRFAGIGEIRSRGGLRWMHGPDRATFAPGEIKPWKNLDEVELTTYQLWFDTHHRIKRLDPKRNIVHFHRPSIGSLRDEKNLFARYFVENVFEALREPGQWYLDRRSGTLYYLPQPDEDPESLEVIAPALTTLVRFCGRGGRPVRHVRLENLSLRHAEFRYGLDEVGWAQAAITVPGAIVMEGAEACVLYNCEVSQIAQYAIEVRPGSRDNRIVACRLHDAGAGGVKIGCRQANRGGSLGSRGAAAHQSMRTTVSDCTIHDVGKIYPSAIGIWVGNSGRNRILHNHIFDVPYTGISCGWTWGYSPTFTVDNRIEYNHIHHINSSRRLSDNGGIYTLGVQPGSTIRGNHIHDVGCYGYGGWGIYPDEGSSQFVIEDNVVYRTDGPGFFSHYGRDNVVRNNIFAMGGKEQVAPFGRPEPHRTDIFRHNVVYWSHGRLWEGDWSADHSLFEDNLFWRTDGQPFDFARRPLAYWQSRGQLRGTVIADPLFADPAAGDFSLRADSPALAMGFRPIDVGRVGPRRLGRRPHAFADFPVPVEEAKEIVHTTLEIVKPLVDAGGVPGRVRFTAWNVGEVPASGAVRLRVLPEGAGRIVGQGHFAFSLRPGASKSAEFAVTAAEDAEKIIVETVPRGRGLVPSFVIETKPADSELCLSRVGRISSLRELDERLAAQEARPVMFADQPIADIKLALAGNDLAIVARVHDRCIAPNETPWQGSCVEVFAAMPARKNPGGAGIGQVFLVPGVRRRAAQGLYRRGEPVAAPDVRIETSPANDGYFLRALVPLKYLLVNTSKGRFLLEIKITVIPDRCAGLVRATLFNSIEPSSNIAGMGLAKLT